A region of Streptomyces sp. WMMC500 DNA encodes the following proteins:
- a CDS encoding DUF5304 family protein has translation MSDAIERPEPGAASTVPDPDAWAEACAEDFAAEQARRRAVYGPEPVSAAEELRRFFDSLADRVSEIRAPGATGGTAAVAQTAAQQFAKQFLASVKTVVEPVVERNPQIFDHLATAGTEIAAAYRAAVQRQEADWSRDEEPPSSPKQIDLD, from the coding sequence ATGAGTGATGCCATCGAGCGCCCTGAACCCGGTGCGGCCTCCACCGTCCCGGACCCGGACGCGTGGGCCGAGGCGTGTGCCGAGGACTTCGCTGCCGAGCAGGCCCGGCGGCGCGCGGTCTACGGGCCCGAGCCCGTCAGCGCCGCCGAGGAGCTGCGCCGCTTCTTCGACTCCCTCGCCGACAGGGTCTCCGAGATTCGCGCCCCCGGCGCGACCGGGGGTACCGCCGCGGTCGCGCAGACCGCCGCGCAGCAGTTCGCGAAGCAGTTCCTCGCCTCCGTGAAGACCGTCGTCGAGCCCGTCGTCGAGCGCAATCCGCAGATCTTCGACCACCTCGCCACGGCCGGCACGGAGATCGCCGCGGCCTATCGCGCCGCAGTTCAGCGGCAGGAAGCGGACTGGTCGCGGGACGAGGAACCGCCCAGCAGCCCCAAGCAGATCGACCTCGACTGA
- a CDS encoding XRE family transcriptional regulator, whose protein sequence is MGVMSPDHPQAPRLRELRRRAGLTLEAAAARAELSPAHLSRLETGQRQPSLPVLLKLARIYGTTVSELLGEAPAAQTSVVRGAEAPVREAGGWSYRQAGGTDRGMQALRVHVPYDAEHRDLVRVHPGEEWLYVLDGRMRLALGGTEHLLDPGDSAQFDSLTPHRIAAAERGGLDLLFVHTLLQSAVAELCLGGAARH, encoded by the coding sequence ATGGGCGTCATGAGCCCCGACCACCCCCAGGCACCCCGCCTGCGCGAGCTGCGCCGCCGCGCCGGCCTGACGCTGGAGGCCGCCGCCGCCAGGGCAGAGCTCTCGCCCGCCCACCTGTCCCGGCTGGAGACCGGGCAGCGGCAGCCCTCGCTGCCGGTGCTGCTCAAGCTGGCCCGCATCTACGGTACGACGGTCTCCGAGCTGCTCGGCGAGGCGCCCGCGGCCCAGACGTCGGTCGTCAGGGGCGCCGAGGCACCGGTACGGGAGGCCGGCGGCTGGTCGTACCGGCAGGCCGGCGGCACGGACCGGGGGATGCAGGCGCTCCGGGTGCACGTGCCGTACGACGCCGAGCACCGCGACCTCGTCCGCGTCCACCCGGGCGAGGAGTGGCTCTACGTGCTCGACGGGCGGATGCGGCTCGCGCTCGGCGGCACCGAGCACCTCCTCGACCCGGGCGACAGCGCCCAGTTCGACTCGCTCACCCCGCACCGCATCGCCGCCGCCGAACGCGGCGGGCTCGACCTGCTCTTCGTCCACACCCTCCTGCAGAGCGCCGTCGCCGAGCTGTGCCTCGGCGGCGCCGCACGGCACTGA
- a CDS encoding glycosyltransferase family 4 protein, translated as MDNGPADRPARKTLVVTNDFPPRPGGIQNFLHSMCLRLDPEQVVVYASTWKRDAEGRAATRDFDARQPFQVIRDRTTMLLPTPRVTRRAAGLLRAHGCRAVWFGAAAPLGLMAPALRRAGAERIVATTHGHEAGWAQLPAARQLLRRIGESADTLTYLGEYTRARIARALGAEAAARMVQLPPGVDETAFHPGSGGEAVRARLGLADRPVVVCVSRLVPRKGQDTLIRAMPRILAAQPAAVLLIVGGGPYRRRLEKLAVATGVAGSVRFTGAVPWEDLPAHYGAGDVFAMPCRTRRGGLDVEGLGIVYLEASATGLPVVAGDSGGAPDAVLDGETGWVVRGGAERQAAQAAERIVTLLGDAELRARTGARGRAWVAERWRWDLLAERLTSLL; from the coding sequence ATGGACAACGGACCCGCCGACAGGCCAGCGCGCAAGACGCTCGTCGTCACCAACGACTTCCCGCCGCGCCCCGGCGGTATCCAGAACTTCCTGCACAGCATGTGCCTGCGGCTGGACCCGGAGCAGGTCGTCGTCTACGCCTCCACCTGGAAGCGCGACGCCGAAGGCCGCGCCGCCACCCGGGACTTCGACGCCCGCCAGCCCTTCCAGGTGATCCGCGACCGCACCACGATGCTGCTGCCCACCCCGCGCGTCACCCGCCGCGCGGCGGGGCTGCTGCGCGCGCACGGCTGCCGCGCCGTGTGGTTCGGCGCCGCCGCGCCGCTGGGCCTGATGGCGCCCGCGCTGCGCCGTGCGGGCGCCGAGCGGATCGTCGCCACCACCCACGGCCACGAGGCGGGCTGGGCTCAGTTGCCGGCGGCCCGGCAACTGCTGCGCCGCATCGGCGAGTCGGCGGACACGCTCACGTACCTCGGCGAGTACACCCGCGCCCGGATCGCCCGCGCGCTGGGCGCCGAGGCCGCCGCGCGCATGGTGCAGTTGCCGCCGGGCGTCGACGAGACGGCGTTCCACCCGGGTTCGGGCGGCGAGGCCGTACGCGCCCGCCTCGGGCTCGCGGACCGGCCGGTCGTCGTCTGCGTCTCCCGGCTCGTACCGCGCAAGGGCCAGGACACCCTGATCCGCGCGATGCCGCGGATCCTGGCGGCGCAGCCGGCGGCGGTGCTGCTGATCGTGGGCGGCGGCCCGTACCGCCGGCGCCTGGAGAAGCTGGCGGTGGCCACGGGCGTGGCCGGCTCGGTGCGCTTCACGGGCGCGGTGCCCTGGGAGGACCTGCCCGCGCACTACGGCGCGGGCGACGTGTTCGCGATGCCGTGCCGCACGCGCCGCGGCGGGCTCGACGTGGAAGGGCTGGGCATCGTGTACCTGGAGGCGTCGGCGACCGGCCTGCCGGTCGTCGCGGGCGACTCCGGCGGGGCCCCGGACGCGGTGCTCGACGGCGAGACCGGGTGGGTGGTGCGCGGCGGCGCGGAGCGCCAGGCGGCGCAGGCCGCGGAGCGCATCGTGACGCTGCTGGGCGACGCGGAGCTGCGCGCGCGGACGGGCGCGCGGGGGCGGGCCTGGGTGGCGGAGCGGTGGCGCTGGGACCTGCTGGCGGAGCGGCTGACGTCGCTGCTGTGA
- a CDS encoding AMP-dependent synthetase/ligase translates to MREFALPALYEVPADANLTDLIRTNADRTPELAVVARKSAAGDWEDVSAADFLAEVGAAARGLVAAGLRPGERVGLMSRTRYEWTLLDFAIWTAGGVTVPVYETSSPEQIQWILSDSGAVACVVETAEHAAAVESVRGRVPELRRVWQIDGGSSAGADPQGAVAALTAAGAEVSDETLEKHRTAAGADSPATFVYTSGTTGRPKGCVITHGAFLAECGNAVELLRPLFRPGDSSILLFLPLAHVFGRLVEIAAMVGPMKLGHAPDVRNLTDDLAAFRPTLLLGVPRVFEKVYNSARAKAQSDGKGKIFDKAAHTAIAYSRALDTGGPALGLRLRHALFDKLVYAKLRAVLGGRATHAISGGAPLGERLGHFYRGIGFTVLEGYGLTETAAAITVNPVERPKIGTVGQPLPGCTIRIADDGEVMVRGGNVFGEYWADEDATAAALDGEWLHTGDLGSLDEDGYLSITGRKKEIIVTAAGKNVAPAVLEDRIRAHALVAECMVVGDARPFVGALVTLDEEFLGKWAADNGKTGRTAAELADDAELRAAVQSAVDDGNAQVSRAESVRKFRILRGQFTEETGHLTPSLKLKRSAVAKDFAAEIEALYER, encoded by the coding sequence TTGCGAGAGTTCGCCCTTCCCGCCCTGTACGAGGTCCCGGCGGACGCCAACCTGACGGACCTCATCCGCACCAACGCCGACCGGACTCCGGAGCTGGCCGTCGTCGCCCGCAAGAGCGCCGCCGGCGACTGGGAGGACGTGTCCGCCGCGGACTTCCTCGCGGAGGTGGGGGCGGCGGCCAGGGGCCTGGTCGCGGCCGGGCTGCGGCCCGGGGAGCGGGTCGGGCTGATGTCCCGTACGCGGTACGAGTGGACGCTGCTGGACTTCGCGATCTGGACCGCGGGCGGCGTGACGGTCCCGGTGTACGAGACCAGTTCGCCGGAGCAGATCCAGTGGATCCTGAGCGACTCGGGCGCGGTGGCGTGCGTGGTGGAGACCGCGGAGCACGCCGCGGCGGTCGAGTCGGTACGCGGCCGGGTGCCCGAGCTGCGCCGGGTGTGGCAGATCGACGGCGGGTCCTCCGCCGGCGCCGACCCCCAGGGCGCCGTCGCCGCGCTCACCGCCGCCGGGGCAGAGGTGTCCGACGAGACGCTGGAGAAGCACCGCACCGCGGCCGGCGCCGACTCCCCCGCGACCTTCGTCTACACCTCCGGCACCACCGGCCGCCCCAAGGGCTGCGTCATCACCCACGGCGCCTTCCTCGCCGAGTGCGGCAACGCCGTGGAGCTGCTGCGCCCGCTGTTCCGGCCCGGCGACAGCTCGATCCTCCTCTTCCTGCCGCTCGCGCACGTCTTCGGCCGGCTGGTGGAGATCGCCGCCATGGTCGGCCCGATGAAGCTCGGCCACGCGCCGGACGTGCGGAACCTCACCGACGACCTGGCCGCCTTCCGGCCGACGCTGCTGCTCGGCGTGCCCCGCGTCTTCGAGAAGGTCTACAACTCCGCCCGCGCCAAGGCGCAGTCCGACGGCAAGGGGAAGATCTTCGACAAGGCGGCCCACACCGCCATCGCGTACAGCCGCGCCCTGGACACCGGCGGTCCCGCGCTGGGGCTGCGGCTGCGCCACGCGCTCTTCGACAAGCTCGTCTACGCCAAGCTGCGCGCCGTCCTCGGCGGCCGGGCCACGCACGCGATCTCCGGCGGCGCCCCGCTGGGCGAGCGGCTCGGCCACTTCTACCGCGGCATCGGCTTCACCGTCCTGGAGGGCTACGGCCTGACCGAGACCGCCGCCGCGATCACCGTCAACCCGGTGGAGCGCCCGAAGATCGGCACCGTCGGGCAGCCGCTTCCGGGCTGCACGATCCGCATCGCCGACGACGGCGAGGTGATGGTGCGCGGCGGCAACGTGTTCGGGGAGTACTGGGCCGACGAGGACGCGACCGCCGCGGCCCTCGACGGCGAGTGGCTGCACACCGGCGACCTCGGCAGCCTGGACGAGGACGGGTATCTGTCCATCACCGGGCGGAAGAAGGAGATCATCGTCACCGCGGCCGGCAAGAACGTCGCGCCGGCGGTCCTGGAGGACCGCATCAGGGCGCACGCGCTGGTGGCCGAGTGCATGGTCGTCGGCGACGCGCGGCCGTTCGTCGGGGCGCTGGTCACGCTGGACGAGGAGTTCCTCGGCAAGTGGGCCGCGGACAACGGCAAGACCGGCCGGACGGCGGCGGAGCTGGCGGACGACGCCGAGCTCCGGGCGGCGGTGCAGTCGGCGGTGGACGACGGGAACGCGCAGGTGTCGCGGGCGGAGTCGGTGCGCAAGTTCCGCATCCTGCGGGGGCAGTTCACGGAGGAGACGGGGCACCTGACGCCGTCGCTGAAGCTGAAGCGGAGCGCGGTGGCGAAGGACTTCGCGGCGGAGATCGAGGCGCTGTACGAGCGGTAG
- a CDS encoding SRPBCC family protein gives MAEHTRSSITIDAAPDAVMTVIADFDRYPEWTGEVRRTEVLEADGQGRAVRVLLVLDAKTIRDEQTLAYTWAGPHEVRWTLEKSQMLRALDGAYLLKPLAGGERTEVTYELTVDVKIPMLGMMKRKMEKIIIERALDGLKQRVESVPGASAGTGTD, from the coding sequence ATGGCAGAGCACACCAGGTCGAGCATCACCATCGACGCCGCGCCGGACGCGGTGATGACGGTGATCGCGGACTTCGACCGCTACCCGGAGTGGACGGGCGAAGTGCGGCGGACCGAGGTGCTCGAAGCGGACGGGCAGGGGCGCGCGGTGCGCGTGCTGCTGGTGCTGGACGCGAAGACGATCCGGGACGAGCAGACGCTCGCGTACACCTGGGCCGGGCCGCACGAGGTGCGCTGGACGCTGGAGAAGTCCCAGATGCTGCGCGCGCTGGACGGCGCGTACCTGCTGAAGCCGCTCGCCGGCGGGGAGCGCACCGAGGTGACGTACGAGCTGACCGTCGACGTCAAGATCCCGATGCTCGGGATGATGAAGCGCAAGATGGAGAAGATCATCATCGAGCGGGCGCTCGACGGGCTGAAGCAGCGCGTCGAGAGCGTCCCGGGCGCGTCCGCCGGCACCGGCACGGACTGA
- a CDS encoding metallophosphoesterase, producing MRVHVVSDVHGNSADLARAGDGADALVCLGDLILFIDYADHSRGIFPDLFGVANTTRSVELRTARRFDEHRDFVNALWAGKDKRDEIEKAVRKQYAELFAAFPTPTYATYGNVDIPRLWPEFAREGTTVLDGDRVEIGGLVFGFVGGGLQTPMRTPYEIDDETYAAKVAALGDVDVLCSHIPPLVPDLCYDTVARRFERGSEALLEAVHRVRPRYALFGHVHQPLARRMRIGATECVNVGHFASRGKPWVLTW from the coding sequence ATGAGGGTCCACGTGGTCAGCGACGTGCACGGAAACAGCGCCGACCTGGCCCGCGCGGGCGACGGCGCGGACGCGCTGGTGTGCCTCGGCGACCTCATCCTCTTCATCGACTACGCCGACCACTCGCGCGGCATCTTCCCCGACCTCTTCGGCGTCGCGAACACCACGCGCAGCGTGGAGCTGCGCACCGCCCGCCGGTTCGACGAGCACCGCGACTTCGTGAACGCGCTGTGGGCGGGCAAGGACAAGCGCGACGAGATCGAGAAGGCGGTGCGCAAGCAGTACGCGGAGCTGTTCGCGGCCTTCCCCACGCCGACGTACGCCACGTACGGCAACGTCGACATTCCCCGGCTGTGGCCCGAGTTCGCCCGGGAGGGCACCACCGTGCTCGACGGCGACCGGGTCGAGATCGGCGGGCTGGTCTTCGGGTTCGTCGGCGGCGGACTGCAGACGCCGATGCGCACGCCGTACGAGATCGACGACGAGACGTACGCCGCGAAGGTCGCCGCCCTCGGGGACGTCGACGTGCTCTGCTCGCACATCCCGCCACTCGTCCCCGACCTCTGCTACGACACGGTGGCGCGCCGCTTCGAGCGGGGCAGCGAAGCGCTGCTGGAGGCGGTGCACCGGGTGCGGCCGCGGTACGCGCTCTTCGGCCACGTCCACCAGCCGCTGGCGCGGCGGATGCGGATCGGGGCGACGGAGTGCGTGAACGTCGGGCACTTCGCCTCCCGCGGGAAGCCGTGGGTTCTTACGTGGTGA
- a CDS encoding NlpC/P60 family protein, with protein sequence MSAHRRSTRPCGAARLRTGVLTAAAAAALSGSPAVFSGLSDAALAAPDDHAGARERVHDLYVRAERATEKYNAARERTEELRRKAARLQDRAARDLARINRMRTELGSLAGAQYRSGGIDPNLTLILSESPEGYLEKAATLERIGDRQSGRLRQLVGLQRRLEQQRVRARDTLAELERERDALAGHRREVTERLAAARRLLNSLPAEERPDTGRSRASRSAPTPDLGSAPASGRGAVAVAAARGAVGTPYVWGGAAPGGFDCSGLTQWAYGRAGVSIPRTSQAQRYAGRQVPLGEAKPGDLVTYRADASHVAMYVGGGQVVHAPYPGATVRYDPVGMMPVASVTRP encoded by the coding sequence GTGTCAGCACATCGACGATCCACCCGGCCCTGCGGTGCCGCCCGGCTGCGTACCGGCGTCCTCACCGCCGCCGCGGCGGCGGCGCTGTCCGGCTCGCCCGCCGTCTTCTCCGGCCTCTCCGACGCGGCTCTCGCCGCCCCCGACGACCACGCGGGGGCCAGGGAGCGCGTACACGACCTCTACGTCCGGGCGGAGCGGGCCACCGAGAAGTACAACGCCGCCCGGGAGCGCACCGAGGAGCTGCGCCGCAAGGCGGCGCGGCTGCAGGACCGCGCCGCCCGCGACCTCGCCCGGATCAACCGGATGCGCACCGAACTCGGCTCGCTCGCCGGCGCGCAGTACCGCTCCGGCGGCATCGACCCGAACCTGACCCTGATCCTGTCGGAGAGCCCCGAGGGGTATCTGGAGAAGGCCGCCACCCTGGAGCGCATCGGCGACCGGCAGAGCGGGCGGCTGCGCCAACTCGTCGGCCTGCAGCGGCGGCTGGAGCAGCAGCGCGTACGGGCCCGCGACACGCTCGCGGAACTGGAGCGCGAGCGCGACGCGCTGGCCGGGCACAGGCGCGAGGTCACCGAGCGGCTCGCGGCGGCACGGCGGCTGCTCAACTCGCTGCCGGCGGAGGAACGTCCCGACACCGGCCGCAGCCGGGCCTCCCGCTCCGCGCCGACGCCCGACCTCGGCTCGGCCCCGGCCTCCGGCCGCGGCGCGGTCGCGGTGGCCGCGGCGCGGGGGGCGGTCGGCACCCCGTACGTGTGGGGCGGCGCGGCGCCCGGAGGGTTCGACTGCTCGGGGCTGACGCAGTGGGCCTACGGCCGGGCCGGGGTGTCGATCCCGCGCACGTCGCAGGCGCAGCGCTACGCGGGCCGCCAGGTGCCGCTGGGCGAGGCGAAGCCGGGTGACCTGGTGACGTATCGGGCGGACGCGAGCCACGTCGCGATGTACGTGGGCGGCGGGCAGGTCGTCCACGCGCCCTACCCGGGCGCGACGGTGCGCTACGACCCGGTGGGGATGATGCCGGTCGCGTCGGTGACGCGCCCGTAG
- a CDS encoding glycosyltransferase 87 family protein yields the protein MARVAAPVAAWALTRAGLLLFVLQVVTLPGPDVTSDVEVIYRGWYEVLRTGTFPVGDVSWQYPPGAALPVLSPALLPFLGYAHAFFALACAADAAVLGLLLRAGGGAGRSRAGAWFWVAGVPLLGPTAYARYDVMVTAVAVAALLAAARRPAVAGALAGFGAMLKVWPALLLLGAARGRATRLSWGAAAGTAAGVALVAAVALPGAFDFVTAQRDRGTEVESLGALVFHVGRHHGWEGTVQLHYGSMEFLGPGVGLVSALALGLSALAMGWLVLWRLRAREFTATTGCEAAFAGALLFTTTSRVISPQYLIWLVGLAAVCLTLRAARMALPAGLVLAATGVTLAEFPVWFGEVVGSTGFGITLLAVRNGLLVAATVVACRRLWRSTVTDPVRAGDGRAPVPRQQGRTASADSDMLTW from the coding sequence ATGGCACGGGTCGCGGCGCCGGTGGCGGCGTGGGCGCTGACCCGCGCGGGCCTGCTGCTGTTCGTGCTCCAGGTGGTCACGCTGCCGGGTCCCGACGTCACCAGCGACGTCGAGGTGATCTACCGCGGCTGGTACGAGGTGCTGCGCACCGGCACGTTCCCGGTCGGCGACGTGAGCTGGCAGTACCCGCCGGGCGCCGCGCTCCCGGTGCTCTCCCCCGCACTCCTGCCGTTCCTCGGCTACGCGCACGCCTTCTTCGCGCTGGCCTGCGCGGCGGACGCGGCGGTGCTGGGGCTGCTGCTGCGGGCCGGGGGCGGCGCGGGGCGGTCGCGGGCGGGGGCGTGGTTCTGGGTGGCGGGGGTGCCGCTGCTGGGGCCGACCGCGTACGCGCGCTACGACGTGATGGTCACCGCCGTCGCCGTCGCGGCGCTGCTGGCCGCGGCCCGGCGGCCGGCGGTGGCGGGGGCGCTGGCGGGGTTCGGCGCGATGCTGAAGGTGTGGCCGGCGCTGCTGCTGCTCGGCGCCGCGCGGGGGCGGGCGACGCGGCTGTCGTGGGGCGCGGCGGCGGGCACGGCCGCGGGGGTGGCGCTGGTGGCGGCCGTCGCCCTGCCGGGGGCCTTCGACTTCGTCACCGCGCAGCGCGACCGCGGCACCGAGGTGGAGTCGCTGGGCGCGCTGGTCTTCCACGTCGGCCGGCACCACGGCTGGGAGGGCACCGTACAACTGCACTACGGCTCCATGGAGTTCCTCGGGCCGGGCGTCGGCCTGGTCAGCGCCCTGGCGCTGGGGCTGTCCGCGCTGGCGATGGGGTGGCTGGTGCTGTGGCGGCTGCGGGCGCGGGAGTTCACGGCGACGACGGGGTGCGAGGCGGCGTTCGCGGGGGCGCTGCTGTTCACCACGACGAGCCGGGTGATCAGCCCGCAGTACCTGATCTGGCTCGTCGGGCTGGCGGCCGTGTGCCTGACGCTGCGGGCGGCGCGGATGGCGCTGCCGGCGGGGCTGGTGCTGGCGGCGACGGGGGTGACGCTGGCGGAGTTCCCGGTGTGGTTCGGGGAGGTCGTGGGGAGCACCGGGTTCGGGATCACGCTGCTGGCGGTGCGGAACGGGCTGCTGGTCGCGGCGACGGTGGTGGCGTGCCGGCGGCTGTGGCGCTCGACGGTCACGGATCCGGTCCGGGCGGGGGACGGGAGGGCGCCGGTGCCGCGGCAGCAGGGGCGTACCGCGTCGGCGGACAGCGACATGCTCACGTGGTGA
- a CDS encoding DUF6126 family protein has translation MSKRIEERFPRGLVIRLLVYVFLGHLFAAFLLLLFKAGGSA, from the coding sequence GTGTCTAAGCGGATCGAGGAGAGATTCCCCCGCGGCCTGGTGATCCGCCTCCTCGTCTACGTCTTCCTCGGCCACCTCTTCGCCGCCTTCCTGCTCCTCCTCTTCAAGGCGGGCGGCAGCGCGTGA
- a CDS encoding ArsA-related P-loop ATPase produces MRTLLVTGAAGAGRTTVAAATALRAARDGARVLLLTADREAGGLLAGAPQAQVPGPRSEAGTYAGEAPPWTEPVRVESGLWAARLRGAEAATESLADWQEQHEDTLELLGATPLAAEELTPPPGSREFALLRALAALYEAGPADGTGPADGRAAGRGGGAAARDLTVVDMPAAWETLRALALPEQLVRYLRRLLPAERQAARGLRPLLGRLLGAPVPAERMYEAAARWEDRLEAVREAAEAAGARVRLVLEPTPRGARELRRTRAALALQGCAVEAVVANRVLPAGSEDAWFATLADEQHRVVKEVGAELRAAGGTFCALPHLGPQPQGPVALAALADAVAPPGGRPAGAGPGDPAEVDDLLADEGVLLYRLPLPGAERADLTLVRRGDELLITAAGHRRALPLPAALRRCTITRAGLHESELRIRFAPDPAVWPHPR; encoded by the coding sequence GTGCGTACTCTCCTCGTCACCGGCGCGGCGGGCGCGGGCCGTACGACGGTCGCGGCGGCCACGGCGCTGCGGGCGGCGCGCGACGGGGCCCGGGTGCTGCTGCTGACGGCGGACCGGGAGGCCGGCGGGCTGCTGGCGGGGGCGCCGCAGGCGCAGGTTCCCGGGCCGCGGTCGGAGGCGGGGACGTACGCGGGCGAAGCGCCGCCGTGGACGGAGCCGGTCCGCGTCGAGTCGGGTCTGTGGGCGGCGCGGCTGCGGGGGGCGGAGGCGGCGACGGAGTCGCTGGCGGACTGGCAGGAGCAGCACGAGGACACCCTGGAACTGCTCGGCGCGACGCCGCTGGCGGCGGAGGAGCTGACGCCGCCGCCGGGCTCGCGCGAGTTCGCGCTGCTGCGGGCGCTGGCGGCGTTGTACGAGGCGGGGCCGGCGGACGGAACGGGCCCGGCGGACGGTCGTGCCGCGGGGCGGGGCGGCGGCGCGGCAGCCCGGGACCTGACCGTCGTGGACATGCCCGCCGCCTGGGAGACGCTGCGCGCGCTGGCGCTGCCGGAGCAGTTGGTGCGGTACCTGCGGCGGCTGCTGCCCGCGGAGCGGCAGGCGGCGCGGGGGCTGCGGCCGCTGCTCGGGCGGTTGCTCGGGGCGCCGGTGCCGGCGGAGCGGATGTACGAGGCGGCGGCCCGCTGGGAGGACCGGCTAGAGGCCGTACGGGAGGCGGCCGAGGCCGCCGGGGCGCGGGTGCGGCTCGTCCTGGAGCCCACTCCGCGCGGGGCCCGCGAACTGCGCCGCACGCGCGCGGCGCTCGCGCTGCAGGGCTGCGCCGTCGAGGCCGTGGTCGCGAACCGGGTCCTGCCCGCGGGCTCGGAGGACGCCTGGTTCGCGACGCTCGCCGACGAGCAGCACCGGGTCGTCAAGGAGGTGGGCGCGGAGCTGCGCGCCGCGGGCGGTACGTTCTGCGCCCTGCCGCACCTGGGCCCGCAGCCGCAGGGCCCGGTCGCCCTGGCGGCGCTGGCGGACGCGGTGGCGCCGCCGGGAGGACGGCCCGCGGGTGCGGGCCCCGGGGACCCGGCCGAGGTGGACGACCTGCTGGCCGACGAGGGCGTGCTGCTGTACCGCCTGCCGCTGCCCGGCGCCGAGCGGGCGGACCTCACCCTCGTACGCCGCGGCGACGAACTCCTGATCACGGCGGCCGGCCACCGCCGGGCCCTGCCGCTGCCCGCCGCCCTCCGCCGCTGCACCATCACCCGCGCCGGCCTCCACGAGTCCGAACTCCGCATCCGCTTCGCCCCCGACCCCGCGGTCTGGCCCCACCCCCGCTGA
- a CDS encoding ROK family glucokinase encodes MGLTIGVDIGGTKIAAGVVDEEGSIIRTSTVPTPETPEGVVDAICAAVQEVTSATPAEAVGIGAAGYVDDKRATVLFAPNVNWRHEALKDKVEQRIGLPVVVENDANAAAWGEYRFGAGQGHDDVVCITLGTGLGGGVIIGGRLHRGRFGVAAEFGHIRVVPDGLLCGCGSQGCWEQYASGRALVRYARQRAAATPEAAAILLALGDGSPEGVQGRHVSEAARQGDPVAVDSFRELARWAGAGLADLASLFDPSAFIVGGGVSDEGDLVLDPIRKSFRRWLVGNQWRPHAQVLAAQLGGRAGLVGAADLARQG; translated from the coding sequence ATGGGACTCACCATCGGCGTCGACATCGGCGGCACCAAGATTGCGGCCGGTGTGGTCGACGAAGAGGGCTCGATCATCCGGACGAGCACGGTACCGACCCCCGAAACACCCGAAGGCGTCGTGGACGCCATCTGCGCGGCGGTCCAGGAGGTCACGTCCGCCACCCCCGCCGAGGCCGTCGGCATCGGCGCCGCGGGGTACGTGGACGACAAGCGCGCCACCGTGCTCTTCGCCCCGAACGTCAACTGGCGCCACGAGGCGCTCAAGGACAAGGTCGAACAGCGCATCGGCCTGCCCGTCGTGGTCGAGAACGACGCCAACGCCGCCGCCTGGGGCGAGTACCGCTTCGGCGCCGGCCAGGGCCACGACGACGTCGTCTGCATCACCCTGGGCACCGGCCTCGGCGGCGGCGTGATCATCGGCGGCCGGCTGCACCGCGGCCGCTTCGGCGTGGCCGCGGAGTTCGGCCACATCCGCGTCGTGCCGGACGGGTTGCTGTGCGGCTGCGGCAGCCAGGGCTGCTGGGAGCAGTACGCCTCCGGCCGCGCCCTCGTGCGGTACGCGCGCCAGCGTGCCGCCGCCACCCCCGAGGCCGCGGCGATACTGCTCGCCCTCGGCGACGGCTCGCCCGAGGGCGTCCAGGGGCGGCACGTCAGCGAGGCGGCCCGGCAGGGCGATCCGGTGGCGGTCGACTCGTTCCGGGAGCTGGCCCGTTGGGCGGGGGCGGGGCTGGCGGACCTGGCGTCGCTCTTCGACCCGTCGGCGTTCATCGTCGGCGGCGGCGTATCGGACGAGGGCGACCTCGTCCTCGACCCCATCCGCAAGTCGTTCCGGCGCTGGCTGGTGGGCAACCAGTGGCGGCCCCACGCGCAGGTGCTCGCCGCCCAACTCGGCGGCCGTGCCGGGCTCGTCGGCGCCGCGGACCTGGCCCGCCAGGGCTGA